Proteins co-encoded in one Ruegeria sp. HKCCD4315 genomic window:
- a CDS encoding ABC transporter permease: MFSFCADPDTLGTFRWFSCYLTNGVHWSFYLSFLKVLGLLAVTAPVALAFGFMGAMAARSHFPPLSWLGKGYIAIVRGVPDIAFFLFFVIALDQAFEWTRHKILCPEWTDPIRQGNDFIVCQAAKLPLGTAPEWVHETYGFFLAIITFSIVFGAFAANVLFGGMRAVPHAQLETAEAYGMTRRQTFWRILVPQMWVYALPGLSNLWMVLIKATPLLFLLGIEDIVYWARELGGTKTSRFTQYPHGDWRMWYFLFLLIFYLGMTRVSEIGLEKLMRKLSHGQATSGGELLRKETTA, translated from the coding sequence ATGTTTTCCTTTTGCGCTGATCCAGACACGCTCGGAACATTCCGTTGGTTTTCTTGTTACCTGACCAACGGTGTCCACTGGTCCTTCTACTTATCTTTCCTCAAAGTATTGGGATTGCTGGCCGTGACCGCGCCTGTTGCGTTGGCGTTTGGCTTTATGGGTGCAATGGCAGCCCGGTCGCATTTCCCACCACTAAGCTGGCTGGGAAAAGGGTACATCGCCATTGTGCGCGGCGTCCCCGACATCGCATTCTTCCTGTTTTTTGTCATTGCCCTGGATCAGGCGTTCGAATGGACGCGGCATAAAATCCTGTGCCCCGAATGGACCGACCCGATCCGTCAGGGAAATGACTTCATCGTGTGTCAGGCGGCCAAGCTGCCATTGGGAACAGCGCCGGAATGGGTGCATGAAACTTATGGGTTCTTTCTGGCCATCATCACTTTCTCAATCGTTTTCGGGGCCTTTGCCGCCAACGTCCTGTTCGGCGGTATGCGGGCTGTTCCACACGCGCAACTTGAAACAGCCGAAGCCTATGGCATGACCCGTCGTCAGACTTTCTGGCGCATCCTTGTGCCGCAGATGTGGGTCTATGCCCTGCCCGGCCTGTCGAACCTGTGGATGGTACTGATCAAGGCGACGCCGCTTCTGTTCCTGCTGGGGATCGAGGATATCGTCTATTGGGCGCGCGAGCTTGGTGGCACCAAGACCTCCAGATTCACACAATATCCCCACGGCGACTGGCGCATGTGGTACTTCCTGTTCCTGCTGATTTTCTATTTGGGTATGACCCGCGTATCCGAGATTGGATTGGAAAAACTGATGCGCAAGCTGTCGCACGGACAGGCCACCTCGGGCGGTGAATTGCTACGCAAGGAGACCACGGCATGA
- a CDS encoding ABC transporter permease, which produces MSCLQTIQDYGLRSLGIGERLLPKNDFTLCEQFTLIGSGMIWNVYFGIMALATGFFLATALAVGKASTNKWLRKPSEWFIFLFRGSPLFIQFFFAYFFFLSLKKSYPMFDAFTSAWLGALIVLFLNTAAYSGEIFYGALRSIPKGDIEAADAYGMTGWARFRRIVWPTMLRLAWPAYTNEAIFLFHATTLVFFSAFPAWQQRGDALYYASYFADKTFNPFVPYPILAFYFILLTLVIVWGFGMINKRLNRHLPVARQTKMRFKLNLAR; this is translated from the coding sequence ATGAGCTGCTTGCAGACCATTCAGGACTATGGCCTCCGTTCTCTTGGCATTGGCGAGCGCCTGTTGCCCAAGAACGATTTCACCCTGTGCGAGCAGTTTACTCTGATCGGGTCAGGTATGATCTGGAATGTGTATTTCGGGATCATGGCACTGGCGACCGGTTTCTTTCTGGCCACCGCCCTGGCGGTCGGCAAAGCCTCGACGAACAAGTGGCTGCGAAAACCTTCGGAATGGTTCATCTTCCTGTTCCGTGGCTCGCCCTTGTTTATCCAGTTCTTCTTTGCCTACTTCTTCTTCCTGTCGCTAAAGAAATCCTACCCCATGTTTGACGCCTTCACCTCAGCCTGGCTGGGGGCGCTGATCGTGCTCTTCCTGAACACCGCTGCCTATTCGGGCGAAATCTTCTATGGTGCGCTCAGATCCATTCCCAAAGGCGATATTGAGGCCGCAGATGCCTATGGCATGACCGGTTGGGCTCGTTTCCGCCGGATCGTCTGGCCAACTATGCTGCGCCTGGCGTGGCCCGCTTATACAAACGAGGCCATCTTTCTGTTCCACGCCACCACGCTGGTTTTCTTCTCGGCTTTCCCAGCCTGGCAACAACGCGGAGACGCGCTGTATTACGCCAGCTACTTTGCCGACAAGACGTTCAACCCGTTCGTTCCATATCCGATTCTGGCGTTCTATTTCATTCTGCTGACATTGGTGATCGTCTGGGGTTTTGGCATGATCAACAAGCGCTTGAACCGGCATCTTCCAGTGGCCAGACAAACCAAGATGCGTTTCAAACTGAACCTCGCGCGCTGA
- a CDS encoding GNAT family N-acetyltransferase, which translates to MDDVILRTFQPDDAAWLVEQHGTLYARDEGFDDSFAPLVARILDEFIASHDPTREKGWIAEQGGRRLGSIFCVGVDQHTAKLRLFLVVPEARGHGVGKRLLEACTGFARDAGYQEMVLWTHESHRAACALYKAFGWELTDSKSVHSFGVDLVEQSWKFRL; encoded by the coding sequence ATGGATGATGTCATACTCAGAACCTTTCAACCTGACGACGCCGCCTGGCTGGTCGAACAGCACGGTACGCTCTATGCGCGCGATGAAGGGTTTGACGACAGTTTCGCGCCTTTGGTTGCACGTATCCTTGACGAGTTCATCGCATCCCACGATCCCACCCGCGAAAAGGGGTGGATTGCAGAGCAGGGCGGGCGACGGCTGGGCAGCATTTTTTGTGTAGGTGTCGATCAACACACCGCAAAACTGCGCTTGTTTCTGGTTGTCCCCGAGGCACGCGGTCATGGGGTTGGGAAACGGCTGCTGGAAGCCTGTACAGGCTTTGCAAGGGACGCCGGTTATCAGGAAATGGTTCTGTGGACCCATGAAAGCCACAGGGCGGCATGTGCGCTGTACAAGGCGTTTGGGTGGGAACTGACAGACAGCAAATCGGTGCATTCCTTTGGGGTCGATCTTGTCGAACAAAGCTGGAAATTTCGGCTTTAA
- a CDS encoding DUF6324 family protein, whose protein sequence is MGINTERDIQANLQIGPTDQGMVRLFIEADGVEIPMDFDPEEAEEIADEIRAAVQAALAVKG, encoded by the coding sequence ATGGGCATCAATACCGAACGCGACATTCAGGCGAATCTGCAAATCGGCCCAACCGATCAGGGTATGGTACGCTTGTTCATCGAAGCTGACGGTGTGGAAATTCCGATGGATTTCGACCCGGAAGAAGCCGAAGAAATCGCGGATGAGATCCGCGCAGCTGTCCAAGCCGCTCTGGCCGTCAAAGGCTGA
- a CDS encoding MmcB family DNA repair protein, producing MVLDLQPGQKLARGVARHLATHGFVSVEEFVPARGLRVDVMGLGPKGELWVIECKSSRADYQSDSKWQGYLEWCDRFFWAVDTDFPVDLLPAETGLIIADAYDAEIVRMSPEDKLAPARRKKMIQKFATDAARRLHALRDPRL from the coding sequence ATGGTTTTGGATTTGCAACCTGGACAGAAACTGGCGCGGGGTGTCGCGCGACACCTTGCGACGCATGGTTTTGTATCTGTTGAGGAATTTGTCCCGGCACGCGGCTTGCGCGTCGATGTGATGGGGTTAGGCCCCAAGGGTGAGCTTTGGGTAATCGAATGCAAATCCAGCCGGGCGGATTATCAGTCAGATTCGAAATGGCAGGGCTATTTGGAGTGGTGTGATAGGTTTTTCTGGGCTGTCGACACTGATTTTCCGGTCGATCTTTTGCCCGCGGAAACCGGTTTGATCATCGCCGACGCGTATGACGCAGAAATTGTGCGCATGTCTCCTGAGGACAAATTGGCCCCGGCACGGCGGAAGAAGATGATCCAGAAGTTTGCAACAGATGCAGCACGTCGTCTGCACGCGCTGCGCGATCCGCGGCTTTAG
- a CDS encoding helix-turn-helix transcriptional regulator, with the protein MENQTQNAFRALADPTRRDIVQLLAVQDMTIGQLTDRFDMTRAAVKKHLTVLSDGGLISVEVRGRERINRLEPLGMAPVLDWLSYFDQFWGDRLNSLKEAVERKSK; encoded by the coding sequence ATGGAAAACCAAACTCAAAACGCGTTTCGTGCGCTGGCTGATCCAACCCGCAGGGACATCGTGCAACTGCTTGCAGTTCAGGACATGACAATCGGGCAATTGACCGACCGGTTCGACATGACCCGAGCTGCGGTCAAGAAACACCTGACTGTTCTTTCTGACGGTGGCTTGATCTCGGTCGAAGTGCGCGGTCGGGAACGCATTAATCGACTTGAACCACTGGGGATGGCCCCTGTTCTGGATTGGCTCAGCTATTTTGACCAGTTCTGGGGCGACCGCCTCAACTCTCTCAAGGAAGCTGTTGAAAGGAAATCAAAATGA
- a CDS encoding SRPBCC domain-containing protein codes for MTDSVLKKSIFLRAEPETVWAYLTDPGHLAEWFHKPERPLVEGQKLEMFGTTSGDLLIWGEVRVAKPPKYLEYTFTVKPMGDAVSTVKWTLEPVAGGTRLDLLHEGLPQGADAFELILALDKGWDEHFGKMRVALHETVDA; via the coding sequence ATGACCGATTCTGTATTGAAGAAATCAATATTCCTCAGGGCCGAACCGGAAACCGTATGGGCTTATCTTACAGACCCTGGCCATTTGGCGGAATGGTTTCACAAACCGGAACGGCCGTTGGTCGAAGGTCAAAAGCTTGAGATGTTTGGCACCACAAGCGGCGACTTGCTGATCTGGGGCGAAGTTCGCGTCGCTAAGCCTCCCAAATATCTTGAATACACGTTCACAGTGAAACCTATGGGCGATGCTGTAAGCACCGTGAAATGGACCTTGGAGCCTGTGGCCGGTGGTACGCGTCTTGATCTGCTGCACGAAGGCTTGCCGCAGGGTGCCGATGCCTTCGAACTGATCCTGGCCTTGGACAAAGGGTGGGACGAACACTTTGGCAAGATGCGCGTGGCATTGCACGAAACTGTTGATGCCTGA
- the nusB gene encoding transcription antitermination factor NusB: MTQTDAPKPANQKRLMKSAARLYAVQALFQMEQTGQTTEAVVNEFLDHRFGAVYEGEEMLDGDISVFRSLVDNAVNFQAPIDQMTDRALVAKWPIARIDPTLRALFRAAGAELTQSDTPPKVVITEFVDVARAFFPEGKEPKFVNAVLDHMAREAQPEAF; the protein is encoded by the coding sequence ATGACCCAGACAGACGCGCCGAAGCCGGCCAACCAGAAACGCCTGATGAAATCCGCCGCCCGGCTTTATGCCGTGCAGGCGCTGTTCCAGATGGAGCAAACGGGCCAGACGACGGAAGCCGTCGTGAATGAGTTTCTGGATCACCGTTTTGGCGCCGTCTATGAGGGCGAAGAAATGCTGGACGGCGATATCAGCGTGTTTCGGTCGCTGGTCGACAACGCGGTGAACTTTCAAGCGCCGATCGATCAGATGACCGACCGCGCTCTGGTTGCCAAATGGCCGATTGCGCGTATTGACCCGACATTGCGTGCCTTGTTCCGCGCAGCTGGGGCAGAGCTGACCCAAAGCGACACGCCGCCCAAAGTGGTCATCACCGAGTTCGTTGACGTTGCGCGTGCCTTCTTCCCCGAGGGCAAAGAGCCCAAATTCGTCAACGCCGTATTGGACCACATGGCACGTGAGGCTCAGCCCGAGGCGTTCTGA
- a CDS encoding 6,7-dimethyl-8-ribityllumazine synthase: MAEQDKYGILPTPSFDKPVKLLIVAAPFYRAIADNLIAGAKAEIEAAGGTCEVVEVPGALEIPTAIAMADRQCNFDGYVALGCVIRGETTHYETVCNDSSRAIQLMGLQGLCIGNGILTVENDEQAEVRANPEKMNKGGGAAAAALHLIALSRKWGSSKKGVGFKPPSESILVAGDNNGPTTA; the protein is encoded by the coding sequence ATGGCTGAACAAGACAAATACGGCATTCTGCCGACACCCAGTTTCGACAAGCCGGTGAAGCTGTTGATCGTGGCGGCCCCGTTCTATCGCGCGATTGCCGACAACCTGATCGCCGGAGCCAAGGCCGAGATCGAAGCGGCCGGCGGTACCTGCGAGGTGGTTGAGGTTCCGGGCGCGCTGGAGATCCCGACCGCCATCGCGATGGCCGATCGCCAGTGCAATTTCGACGGCTATGTCGCGCTGGGCTGCGTCATTCGTGGCGAGACCACGCATTATGAGACCGTCTGCAACGACTCGAGCCGCGCGATCCAATTGATGGGTCTGCAAGGGCTGTGCATCGGCAATGGCATCCTGACGGTTGAGAATGACGAACAGGCCGAAGTCCGCGCCAATCCAGAAAAGATGAATAAAGGCGGCGGGGCTGCTGCTGCGGCCTTGCATCTGATCGCACTCAGCCGTAAGTGGGGCTCTTCCAAAAAGGGCGTTGGTTTCAAGCCGCCGTCCGAGTCCATCCTTGTGGCGGGCGACAACAACGGACCCACGACAGCATGA
- the ribB gene encoding 3,4-dihydroxy-2-butanone-4-phosphate synthase — protein MSFETPGPVEAQLRDAISPIEDIIEEARAGRMYILVDHEDRENEGDLVIAAEFADAEAINFMATHGRGLICLPMTAERVDALGLPMMAVNNSSRHETAFTVSIEAREGVSTGISAADRALTVATAINEQNTMAHIATPGHIFPLRAKRGGVLVRAGHTEAAVDISRLAGLNPSGVICEIMKPDGTMARLPDLVEFAQEHNMKIGTISDLISYRSRNDNLVVETSRQTVTSEYGGEWEMRIFTDQTHGIEHVVMIKGDIATPEPVLTRTHALHEAPDILGLGPKSSRELPRAMEKIAEEGRGVVCLFRQPRNSLYAIDDDGPRTIKQTGLGAQILSKMGIQELVLLTDSPETVYLGLDAFGLSIVGTRSILKED, from the coding sequence ATGAGCTTTGAAACCCCAGGACCGGTCGAGGCCCAGCTGCGCGACGCGATCAGCCCGATCGAAGACATCATCGAAGAAGCGCGTGCCGGCCGGATGTATATCCTCGTCGACCACGAAGATCGTGAGAATGAAGGTGATCTGGTCATTGCCGCTGAATTCGCCGATGCCGAGGCAATCAACTTCATGGCGACCCATGGGCGCGGCCTGATCTGTCTGCCGATGACAGCCGAACGCGTGGATGCGCTGGGGCTGCCGATGATGGCCGTCAACAACTCGTCCCGGCACGAGACGGCCTTCACCGTATCGATTGAAGCGCGCGAAGGCGTCAGCACTGGAATTTCCGCTGCTGATCGTGCGCTGACCGTGGCCACCGCGATCAATGAGCAGAACACAATGGCGCATATCGCGACGCCCGGCCATATCTTCCCATTGCGGGCCAAGCGGGGTGGGGTGCTGGTACGCGCGGGCCATACAGAGGCAGCCGTTGATATCTCGCGTCTGGCAGGGTTGAACCCGTCCGGCGTAATCTGCGAGATCATGAAGCCCGACGGCACCATGGCGCGTCTGCCTGACCTGGTTGAGTTTGCGCAAGAGCATAACATGAAGATCGGCACGATCAGCGACCTGATTAGCTATCGTTCGCGCAACGACAATCTGGTGGTGGAAACATCGCGTCAGACTGTTACGTCTGAGTATGGCGGCGAATGGGAAATGCGGATTTTCACGGACCAGACTCATGGCATCGAACATGTCGTGATGATCAAAGGCGACATCGCCACGCCCGAACCGGTTCTGACCCGCACGCACGCGCTGCACGAAGCGCCGGATATCCTGGGCCTCGGGCCGAAATCTTCGCGCGAGTTGCCCCGTGCGATGGAAAAGATCGCCGAAGAAGGGCGCGGTGTCGTCTGCCTGTTCCGGCAACCACGCAACTCGCTTTATGCCATCGATGATGATGGCCCACGCACCATCAAGCAAACTGGTCTGGGCGCGCAGATCCTGTCCAAGATGGGCATTCAGGAGCTGGTGCTGCTGACCGACTCGCCTGAAACCGTGTATTTGGGGCTCGACGCGTTTGGCCTGTCCATCGTGGGCACCCGTTCGATCCTGAAGGAAGACTGA
- a CDS encoding riboflavin synthase: MFTGIVTDMGTVTELEQKGDLRARIKTAYDTSGIDIGASIASDGVCLTVIALGDDWYDVQISAETVSKTNLDTWTVGKRVNLERALKVGDELGGHIVSGHVDGVAEVVAVEDEGDSTRVTLRAPKDLARFIAPKGSVALNGTSLTVNDVNDCDFGINFIPHTKEVTTWGDVHVGDRVNLEIDTLARYVARLAEMS, translated from the coding sequence ATGTTTACAGGGATCGTAACCGACATGGGCACCGTCACTGAACTGGAGCAGAAGGGAGACCTGCGCGCACGGATCAAAACAGCCTATGACACGTCCGGTATTGATATCGGGGCTTCGATTGCCAGTGATGGCGTGTGCCTGACCGTGATTGCACTGGGGGATGATTGGTATGATGTACAGATAAGCGCTGAAACTGTGTCGAAAACCAACCTGGATACGTGGACTGTTGGTAAACGCGTCAATCTTGAACGTGCGCTGAAGGTCGGCGACGAGTTGGGTGGCCATATCGTGTCCGGTCACGTGGACGGGGTGGCCGAGGTTGTTGCCGTCGAAGATGAAGGCGACAGCACCCGTGTGACTCTGCGCGCGCCCAAAGACTTGGCGCGGTTTATCGCCCCAAAGGGATCGGTTGCGCTGAACGGAACCTCTCTGACGGTCAACGATGTGAATGATTGCGATTTTGGTATCAACTTCATTCCGCATACCAAAGAGGTGACCACCTGGGGCGACGTTCATGTAGGTGATCGTGTCAACCTTGAGATCGATACGCTGGCCCGCTACGTCGCGCGTTTGGCCGAGATGTCCTGA